A stretch of the Streptosporangium sp. NBC_01755 genome encodes the following:
- a CDS encoding DUF433 domain-containing protein: MTYDPKLAAALSGATLRQLAHWRKAGVRQGAVLIPEISGTRPVLYSFRDVVALRTCVKLRNDASLQKIRRALDTLRGDLKEHDHLSSYTLVADGSSIYLAESDQAVDLVRRKANVVIHEMVDVLQPFYRDGRHIPPLLRPRAHVTVDPAVRGGVPVIEGTRVPYDEVAALLRDGVLPERISEYYPSVTATAALDAADFADYVDSYDPPKEPREAAAG, encoded by the coding sequence ATGACGTACGACCCGAAATTGGCTGCCGCGCTGTCAGGCGCCACGCTCCGCCAGCTCGCGCACTGGCGTAAGGCCGGTGTCAGACAGGGCGCGGTGCTGATACCGGAGATCTCCGGCACGCGCCCCGTCCTCTACTCCTTCCGTGATGTGGTGGCGCTGCGAACCTGCGTCAAGCTGCGTAACGACGCCTCACTACAGAAGATCAGACGGGCGCTCGACACACTCCGCGGCGATCTGAAAGAGCACGACCATCTCTCGTCCTACACGCTGGTCGCCGACGGCAGCAGCATCTACCTGGCCGAGTCGGATCAGGCGGTCGATCTGGTGCGGAGGAAGGCCAACGTGGTCATCCACGAGATGGTCGACGTCCTGCAGCCGTTCTACCGTGACGGCAGGCACATCCCGCCGTTGCTGCGACCTCGCGCGCATGTGACGGTGGATCCGGCGGTTCGCGGTGGGGTGCCCGTGATCGAGGGCACCCGCGTCCCTTATGACGAGGTCGCCGCACTGCTCAGGGACGGAGTCCTCCCGGAGCGGATCTCCGAGTACTACCCGAGCGTCACCGCCACAGCGGCCCTGGATGCCGCCGATTTCGCCGACTACGTTGACAGCTACGATCCCCCCAAGGAGCCTCGTGAGGCTGCTGCTGGATGA
- a CDS encoding SRPBCC family protein, with product MGEGYEHTTHTLARALGWAGLGVGVARLAARFAASGAGRRAPGVEDSARARDAMAPTGVWGVFYPASPPGGRRPTSRGGTRVAGDIPGRIRPGLSTAGRTGRRRGRAMAVTAVAAGTAAALYTAVRARRHRQEKSEHGMNLHAAVTINRPREEVYRCWHDFENLPRFMAHLESVRVIGDGRSHWKARGPAKKAIEWEAVIVEDRSGELIAWRSVGKAAVANSGSVRFTDAPGERGTEVRVNLRYDPPGGKIGTAFARLLGEHPEQQVRDDLCRFKQVLETGEVVRSEGIPEGARALWQATQRPAQPAMSGSAS from the coding sequence ATGGGTGAAGGATACGAACACACGACTCACACCCTCGCCCGCGCGCTGGGCTGGGCCGGCCTGGGAGTGGGCGTGGCACGGCTCGCGGCGCGGTTCGCCGCGTCGGGCGCCGGTAGGCGCGCGCCCGGTGTCGAGGACTCGGCCCGGGCACGCGACGCGATGGCGCCGACGGGCGTGTGGGGTGTGTTTTACCCGGCGTCCCCGCCGGGCGGCCGCAGACCCACCTCCAGAGGAGGGACCCGTGTCGCGGGTGACATCCCGGGCCGGATCCGGCCGGGCCTGTCGACCGCCGGCCGCACCGGCCGGAGACGCGGCCGCGCCATGGCCGTGACGGCGGTCGCCGCCGGTACGGCCGCCGCCCTGTACACCGCGGTCCGCGCGAGGCGGCACCGTCAGGAAAAGTCCGAGCACGGGATGAATCTGCACGCGGCCGTCACGATCAATCGTCCCCGCGAGGAGGTGTACCGGTGCTGGCACGACTTCGAGAACCTTCCCCGCTTCATGGCGCACCTGGAGTCGGTACGGGTGATCGGTGACGGACGATCGCACTGGAAGGCGAGGGGACCCGCGAAGAAGGCCATCGAGTGGGAGGCGGTGATCGTCGAGGACCGCTCGGGCGAGTTGATCGCCTGGCGCTCCGTCGGGAAGGCTGCCGTCGCCAACAGCGGTTCCGTGCGTTTCACCGACGCGCCCGGCGAACGTGGCACGGAGGTGCGGGTGAACCTCAGATACGACCCGCCGGGCGGCAAGATCGGCACCGCCTTCGCCCGACTGCTGGGCGAGCATCCCGAACAGCAGGTACGAGACGATCTGTGCCGGTTCAAGCAGGTCCTGGAGACCGGAGAGGTGGTCCGCTCCGAGGGGATCCCGGAGGGCGCCCGCGCCCTGTGGCAAGCCACGCAACGCCCCGCTCAGCCCGCGATGTCAGGGAGCGCCTCATGA
- a CDS encoding DUF5615 family PIN-like protein has product MRLLLDENVSRPLHQAIAAFVLGHEIVHLLDLDRWSGTRDENLYPRAVAEGFHVILTNDARQMQRLREVEAIAASGLHRIEYPHKHPGLIGIGLAIATVAAGLPAALALLAEADGQRLVTLRGIDPTPASRLRVVDPAMVPPKILAASDVAPLPWSPQTDGRKSHAHS; this is encoded by the coding sequence GTGAGGCTGCTGCTGGATGAGAACGTGTCCCGGCCGCTCCACCAGGCCATCGCCGCTTTCGTCCTGGGGCATGAGATCGTCCACCTGCTGGATCTCGATCGTTGGTCCGGAACACGGGATGAGAACCTCTACCCCCGGGCGGTGGCCGAGGGCTTCCACGTCATCCTGACCAACGACGCTCGGCAGATGCAACGTCTCCGGGAAGTCGAGGCGATCGCCGCCTCCGGGTTGCATCGGATCGAATACCCGCACAAGCATCCTGGCCTGATCGGAATCGGCCTCGCGATCGCCACGGTCGCCGCCGGACTGCCCGCTGCCCTCGCTCTGCTCGCCGAGGCGGACGGGCAACGTCTGGTGACCTTACGCGGCATCGACCCGACCCCGGCCAGCCGCCTGCGCGTCGTCGACCCGGCCATGGTCCCGCCGAAAATACTGGCCGCCTCTGACGTAGCCCCTCTGCCGTGGAGCCCGCAAACCGATGGGCGGAAGTCACACGCACATTCGTGA
- a CDS encoding alpha/beta fold hydrolase, producing the protein MSTTSKTAVTVNSTVISRDGTEIAFERLGAGPAVILVSSALADRSDAGKLAGLLAQHFTVINYDRRGRGASGDAPGYAAEREVEDIAALIDHVGGSASVFGSSSGAVLALRAAATGLNIEKLALYEPPFVIGDDGFGPPKDYARHLDALLAADRRGDAVRYFMTKAQGMPAFMVTMMRLMPGVWSNLKALAHTLPYDAAVMGETQQGKPLEAGRWSAATAPSLVLTGGKSPAGFHNAARALAHVLPDAEHRTLPGLNHGAVVMAPKKLAPALVEFLHG; encoded by the coding sequence ATGTCCACCACCAGCAAAACAGCGGTCACGGTGAACTCGACGGTCATCTCCCGGGACGGAACCGAGATCGCGTTCGAGCGGCTCGGTGCCGGGCCCGCGGTCATCCTGGTGTCCTCGGCGCTGGCCGACCGCTCCGACGCCGGTAAGCTCGCCGGCCTGCTCGCCCAGCACTTCACCGTGATCAACTACGACCGGCGAGGCCGGGGCGCCAGTGGCGACGCCCCAGGGTACGCGGCCGAACGCGAGGTCGAGGACATCGCGGCGTTGATCGACCATGTCGGGGGTTCGGCCTCGGTGTTCGGGAGTTCGTCGGGGGCGGTACTGGCGTTGCGTGCTGCGGCGACCGGGCTCAACATCGAGAAACTGGCACTCTACGAGCCGCCGTTCGTGATCGGCGACGACGGCTTCGGCCCACCCAAGGACTACGCCCGGCACCTCGACGCGCTGCTGGCCGCCGACCGGCGCGGCGACGCGGTCAGGTACTTCATGACCAAGGCACAGGGCATGCCCGCGTTCATGGTGACCATGATGCGGCTGATGCCGGGTGTGTGGTCGAACCTCAAGGCGCTGGCGCACACGTTGCCCTACGACGCCGCGGTGATGGGCGAGACCCAGCAGGGCAAGCCGCTGGAGGCCGGCCGATGGTCTGCCGCGACAGCGCCGTCCCTGGTGCTTACCGGCGGCAAAAGCCCGGCCGGATTCCACAACGCCGCACGAGCACTCGCCCATGTCCTGCCCGATGCCGAACACCGCACCCTGCCCGGCCTCAACCACGGCGCCGTGGTCATGGCCCCCAAAAAGCTCGCGCCCGCGCTCGTGGAATTTCTGCACGGCTGA
- a CDS encoding caspase, EACC1-associated type, translating into MVAEATPRLLLSGSGVRVLIVGSGRHVAEARIRDVPQAVSAATDLATTLVEHTDLAPEQLTLLVNPDDPARLATAIDALSQQATDVLVFVYVGHGLIGPDNRLYLATQATVDLTQGPVRNQALPYAEVADLLSRSRARLSVVILDCCWAGRATGWPDTYLLTSTSRDETAWALPGDRHTAFTGALIHLLTEGDPTGPYLLGLDDVHRCLTRGLRERGMPVPRRQAADHGGRPIVVNAAYRPPAGHRFPAALPDDGQHSPYRGLRAYRAEDTAFFFGREALTHTLADRVTSERGAPLVVTGPSGSGKSSVLQAGLIAALGSERCLLLTPGADPFGGLLQSVTDLTGGSRPDPDRTGDTTAEREQLLATPPGPDRLGDTSGGRQRLITPPDPDRLWDALPEDTVLLIDQFEEVFTLCEDESRRAPFIRALVAISRKVPVVIGVRADFFGHCTAYPGLVDALEHAAVVPPLTRDQLRDVIEEPARLAGLTLDEGLVEQLLDDLGDSTDSTPLPLLSHALLATWQRREDGVLTLAAYRATGGITQALARTADETLNSLHSPDLLTTAPRSPQSSGTAPRSPQSSGTAPRSPQSSGTAPRSPQSSDTAPSHSAKRPPSGPEPPDSLARDTARRMFLRLVRLGEATDDTRRTVPLLELLPAAGSPEHDQARVVLDAFTRARLITVDQDRAHIVHEALIRAWPQLRSWIDADRADLLVGQQLSEDAARWDRQRREPGYLYTGARLEAIDRTRERWRSGPTRHPFLNEVVADFLTSSDAAAKRARRRRRVTLVTLIVLLIASLGGAGAAVLAANDARTQQRLAEARSQEATSRERALQSEYIAAADPVRSAALAANAWRVARTPEARYSVLDILAGAGRGIIAVGEGSAWAVAYSPDGKTLAVSETDGTIRLWDVATRRPIGTPLTGHQDVVPSVAFSPDGHTLASAGLDGTVRLWNVTTHRPIGAPLTGHSEFVWAVAFSPDGHTLASAGNDKTVRLWDISAHRQLGAPLTGHKGPVYAVAYSPDGHTLASAGDDKTLRLWDVATRRPLGTPLTGHPDDVRGVAFSPDGKTMATTAADKAVRLWDVATRRPLGAPLTGHTDAIGSAFNPVNGVLFSPDGRTLATAGNDGTVRLWDVATHRPLGAPLTGHKNSVIGLAYSPDGHTLASAGFEGTVHLWDVTAHRQLGGPFDAAAEFAWTVAFSPDGRILASAGSDGIVHIWDIAAHRRRGEPLTGHKEHVLRLAFSPDGRVLASAGADGTVRLWNIATHREVATLTGHRKGVQTVAFSPDGRTLASAGDDGTVRLWDVATHRPLGAPLTGHGGRVLEVAFTRDGRGLASAGIDGSVRRWNIAGHSGDAVLPPRREGSVSALALSADARALAIADTDESVVRLWDLSTGQERGNPFAGHQDTRNPVVDSINSVAFSPDGRSLASGGADGTIRLWDTTTHRQLGDPLTGHTASSNGLPFISGVTFSPDGGTLASAGGDGTARLWGGVAVPADSDLSRLICPLAARSPYSEGYDEYTAPPPDQGRRC; encoded by the coding sequence ATGGTGGCTGAGGCCACGCCGAGGCTCCTGCTGTCCGGATCCGGCGTTCGCGTGCTGATCGTCGGCTCGGGCCGGCACGTCGCGGAGGCGAGGATCCGCGACGTGCCCCAGGCGGTCTCCGCCGCGACCGACCTGGCCACCACCCTGGTCGAGCACACCGATCTGGCTCCCGAGCAGCTGACGCTCCTGGTGAACCCGGACGATCCCGCCCGGCTGGCGACGGCGATCGACGCCCTGTCCCAGCAGGCCACCGACGTGTTGGTCTTCGTATATGTCGGACACGGTCTCATCGGTCCTGACAACCGCTTGTATCTCGCCACCCAGGCCACGGTGGACCTCACCCAAGGCCCGGTCAGGAACCAGGCGCTGCCGTACGCGGAAGTCGCCGACCTGCTGTCAAGGAGCAGGGCCCGGCTGAGCGTGGTGATCCTGGACTGCTGCTGGGCCGGACGCGCCACCGGCTGGCCGGACACCTATCTGCTGACCTCCACCAGCCGCGACGAGACGGCCTGGGCGCTGCCCGGGGATCGCCACACCGCTTTCACCGGCGCGCTCATCCACCTGCTCACCGAAGGCGACCCGACCGGACCGTACCTGCTCGGCCTTGACGACGTGCACCGCTGTCTCACCCGTGGCCTGCGCGAACGCGGCATGCCCGTTCCCCGCCGCCAGGCCGCCGACCACGGTGGCCGCCCGATCGTGGTCAACGCCGCGTACCGTCCCCCGGCCGGTCACCGCTTCCCGGCGGCACTGCCCGATGACGGGCAGCACAGCCCTTACCGAGGTCTGCGTGCCTACCGCGCCGAGGACACGGCCTTCTTCTTCGGCCGTGAAGCACTCACGCATACCCTCGCCGATCGGGTGACCTCCGAGCGAGGTGCACCGCTCGTCGTCACCGGTCCCTCCGGTTCAGGCAAGTCCTCCGTCCTGCAGGCCGGGCTGATCGCGGCGCTGGGCTCCGAACGTTGCCTGCTGCTCACCCCTGGCGCCGATCCCTTCGGCGGTCTTCTCCAAAGCGTGACCGACCTGACTGGAGGAAGCCGGCCCGACCCCGATCGCACGGGCGACACGACAGCTGAACGAGAGCAGCTGCTCGCGACGCCACCTGGCCCCGATCGCTTGGGGGACACGAGTGGAGGACGCCAACGGCTCATAACCCCGCCCGACCCCGATCGTTTGTGGGACGCCCTTCCTGAGGACACCGTTCTCCTCATTGACCAGTTCGAAGAGGTTTTCACCCTCTGCGAGGACGAGTCTCGCCGCGCACCGTTCATCAGGGCACTCGTCGCGATCTCCCGCAAGGTGCCCGTGGTGATCGGCGTGCGCGCCGACTTCTTCGGCCATTGCACCGCCTACCCCGGACTCGTGGACGCGCTGGAGCACGCGGCCGTCGTTCCGCCGCTGACCCGCGACCAGTTGCGCGATGTGATCGAGGAACCGGCCCGGCTGGCCGGTCTCACCCTCGATGAGGGCCTGGTGGAACAACTGCTGGACGACCTCGGCGACAGCACCGACAGCACCCCTCTGCCGCTGCTGTCCCATGCGCTGCTGGCCACCTGGCAACGCCGCGAGGACGGCGTCCTCACCCTGGCGGCCTACCGCGCGACCGGCGGAATCACCCAGGCGCTGGCCCGCACCGCCGACGAGACCCTGAACTCCCTCCACTCACCAGACCTTCTCACCACCGCACCCCGGTCACCGCAGTCGTCCGGCACCGCACCCCGGTCACCGCAGTCGTCCGGCACCGCACCCCGGTCACCGCAGTCGTCCGGCACCGCACCCCGGTCACCGCAGTCGTCCGACACCGCGCCCTCCCACAGCGCGAAGCGGCCGCCAAGCGGGCCAGAGCCTCCCGATTCCTTGGCCCGGGACACCGCGCGCCGTATGTTCCTGCGCCTCGTCCGGCTTGGCGAGGCCACCGACGACACCCGCCGAACGGTCCCCCTGCTGGAACTGCTCCCTGCGGCCGGCAGTCCGGAACATGATCAAGCCCGGGTCGTCCTCGACGCCTTCACCCGAGCCCGGCTGATCACCGTGGATCAGGATCGGGCCCACATCGTCCACGAAGCCCTCATCCGTGCCTGGCCGCAACTGCGATCCTGGATCGACGCCGACCGCGCCGACCTGCTCGTGGGCCAGCAACTCTCCGAGGACGCCGCGCGCTGGGACCGCCAGCGACGCGAGCCCGGCTATCTCTACACCGGCGCCCGGCTGGAGGCCATCGACCGGACCCGCGAGCGCTGGCGCTCCGGCCCGACCCGCCACCCCTTTCTGAACGAGGTCGTCGCCGACTTCCTGACCAGCAGTGACGCGGCCGCGAAGCGGGCCAGACGGCGCCGCCGGGTCACCCTGGTGACCCTCATCGTCCTGCTGATCGCCTCGCTGGGAGGCGCCGGGGCGGCCGTCCTCGCCGCGAACGACGCCAGGACCCAGCAGCGTCTCGCCGAGGCGCGGAGCCAGGAGGCCACGTCACGCGAGCGGGCGCTACAGAGCGAGTACATCGCGGCCGCCGATCCGGTACGGTCCGCCGCGCTGGCCGCCAACGCCTGGCGCGTCGCCCGTACGCCCGAGGCGCGCTACAGCGTGCTCGACATCCTCGCCGGCGCCGGCCGAGGCATCATCGCGGTAGGCGAGGGCTCCGCGTGGGCCGTGGCCTACAGCCCGGACGGAAAGACTCTGGCCGTCTCGGAAACCGATGGCACCATACGGCTGTGGGACGTCGCCACCCGCCGCCCCATCGGCACCCCGCTCACCGGCCATCAGGATGTCGTCCCCTCCGTCGCTTTCAGCCCGGACGGGCACACGCTCGCCAGCGCCGGACTGGACGGCACCGTACGGTTGTGGAACGTCACCACTCATCGCCCCATCGGTGCTCCCCTTACCGGCCACAGCGAATTCGTCTGGGCGGTGGCCTTCAGCCCGGATGGGCACACGCTCGCGAGCGCAGGAAACGATAAAACCGTACGCTTGTGGGATATATCCGCCCATCGGCAGCTCGGCGCCCCCCTCACCGGACACAAGGGCCCCGTCTACGCGGTCGCCTACAGCCCGGACGGACACACCCTCGCCAGTGCCGGAGACGACAAGACCCTACGGCTGTGGGACGTCGCCACCCGCCGTCCGCTCGGAACCCCGCTCACCGGCCACCCGGACGACGTCCGCGGCGTCGCCTTCAGCCCGGACGGGAAGACAATGGCCACCACAGCCGCCGACAAGGCCGTACGGCTGTGGGACGTCGCCACCCGTCGTCCGCTCGGCGCCCCGCTCACCGGCCACACGGACGCCATCGGTTCCGCATTCAACCCCGTCAACGGGGTGCTCTTCAGCCCCGACGGACGCACTTTGGCCACGGCGGGAAACGATGGCACCGTACGCCTGTGGGACGTCGCCACCCACCGCCCGCTCGGCGCCCCGCTCACCGGGCACAAGAACAGCGTCATCGGGCTGGCCTACAGCCCGGACGGACACACTCTCGCCAGTGCCGGATTCGAGGGAACCGTCCACCTCTGGGATGTCACCGCGCACCGCCAACTCGGCGGCCCCTTCGACGCCGCCGCCGAGTTCGCCTGGACCGTCGCCTTCAGCCCTGACGGCCGCATCCTGGCCAGCGCGGGGAGCGATGGCATCGTGCACATCTGGGACATAGCCGCCCACCGACGTCGCGGCGAACCCCTCACCGGCCACAAAGAGCATGTTCTCCGGCTGGCATTCAGCCCGGACGGACGCGTTCTCGCCAGTGCCGGAGCCGACGGCACCGTGCGTCTGTGGAACATCGCGACGCACCGCGAAGTCGCGACCCTCACCGGACACAGGAAAGGAGTCCAGACCGTCGCCTTCAGCCCGGACGGGCGCACCTTGGCCAGTGCCGGAGACGACGGCACCGTACGCCTGTGGGACGTCGCCACCCATCGCCCGCTCGGCGCCCCGCTGACCGGGCACGGCGGCCGCGTTCTTGAGGTGGCGTTCACCCGAGACGGGCGTGGCCTCGCCAGCGCGGGAATCGACGGAAGCGTCCGCCGGTGGAACATCGCCGGCCACAGTGGCGACGCCGTTCTCCCGCCGCGTCGCGAAGGCTCGGTGAGCGCCCTTGCCCTAAGCGCCGACGCGCGTGCCCTCGCCATCGCCGACACCGATGAGAGCGTGGTGCGCCTGTGGGATCTCTCCACCGGGCAGGAGCGCGGCAATCCCTTCGCCGGGCACCAGGACACCCGCAACCCAGTGGTCGACTCCATCAACAGCGTGGCCTTCAGCCCTGATGGACGCAGTCTCGCGAGCGGGGGAGCCGACGGCACCATCCGGCTGTGGGACACCACCACCCACCGGCAGCTGGGCGACCCCCTCACCGGACACACCGCCTCCTCCAATGGATTGCCGTTCATCAGCGGCGTGACCTTCAGCCCTGACGGGGGGACCCTGGCCAGCGCCGGTGGTGACGGCACCGCACGCCTGTGGGGTGGCGTCGCGGTCCCGGCTGACAGCGATCTATCGCGACTGATCTGCCCGCTGGCCGCCCGATCCCCCTACTCCGAGGGGTATGACGAGTACACCGCTCCACCACCTGATCAAGGAAGGCGGTGCTGA
- a CDS encoding DUF998 domain-containing protein, whose product MTDTTTTKRLLTAGTVATPLFFTVAFAQAFTRDGFDLSRHMLSQLATGDLGWLQIANFVVTGTLFIAAAIGMRRTLRQGHGAKWGPRLIGVFGGALVLAGVFVTDPASGYPAGSADGVISWHGALHNVASMVAGLALLAASLVFARRFLAGKQKGWAIYSVAGGIVYAVLPQTNPGLMSLLFAVASLIGWAWISMLSLHLVNTSTAEAIKPQLQRA is encoded by the coding sequence ATGACTGACACCACGACCACGAAGCGACTGCTGACCGCCGGTACGGTCGCGACCCCGCTGTTCTTCACTGTGGCGTTCGCCCAGGCGTTCACCCGAGACGGCTTCGATCTCTCCCGGCACATGCTCAGCCAGTTGGCGACGGGAGACCTCGGATGGCTGCAGATCGCCAACTTCGTCGTCACCGGCACGCTGTTCATCGCGGCGGCCATCGGGATGCGGCGGACACTGCGCCAGGGCCATGGGGCGAAATGGGGCCCCCGACTGATCGGAGTCTTCGGCGGTGCACTGGTCCTCGCGGGCGTCTTCGTCACCGACCCGGCGAGCGGCTACCCCGCCGGGTCAGCCGACGGAGTGATCTCCTGGCACGGCGCGCTTCACAACGTGGCCTCCATGGTGGCCGGCCTTGCCCTGCTGGCAGCGAGCCTGGTGTTCGCCCGCCGGTTCCTCGCCGGCAAGCAGAAAGGGTGGGCGATCTACAGCGTGGCCGGCGGGATCGTCTACGCCGTCCTGCCACAGACCAACCCCGGGCTGATGAGCCTGCTGTTCGCCGTCGCATCGCTGATCGGCTGGGCCTGGATCTCCATGCTTTCCCTCCACCTCGTCAACACCAGCACGGCTGAGGCGATCAAGCCCCAACTCCAGCGCGCATAA
- a CDS encoding helix-turn-helix domain-containing protein, translated as MGKPHGGKGRPDLARARKQRGMTQEEAAAAVGVAPGTWGRWERSEQGIRAYSRRQIAAVFEVEAVEVEQWIEGWSHGETSSWPGTEYGDTSTAATVKSAALLWRYEVDESRRHVLAALPFVPSVLGGWLSAWNYDTPPRSAAQRGSRHAVGIADVDRVNEARTVFSQLDNQFGAGLVRPTVARYLDNTVAPLLQGRYDEQVGAALMSAAAGMTLLAGWTAFDLNQQGQAQQHFGQALRLAKTGDDPLTGVWVLATMARQAIHLEQAAMAVWLARAATDTARRAQASPNVMALMLTREAWATALQAKPAETDDRHSAKQVERLLGEAESTHAQGSTDRDPAWIGMHDEVELNAQAGECWQLLGDYTRAANHAEAAVTSFSKRLPRSAQINQINAAKAYVKMGELERALDTARAAIPATKALASARSVDLIRQFAGRLEPYKGSMMVREFRDHLNHELAA; from the coding sequence GTGGGGAAGCCACATGGTGGTAAGGGGCGTCCGGACCTGGCCAGGGCGCGTAAGCAGCGGGGAATGACTCAGGAGGAGGCGGCGGCAGCGGTCGGGGTGGCCCCGGGGACCTGGGGCCGGTGGGAGCGGAGCGAGCAGGGCATCCGTGCCTACAGCCGCAGACAGATCGCGGCCGTGTTCGAGGTGGAGGCGGTGGAGGTCGAGCAGTGGATAGAGGGGTGGTCCCACGGAGAGACATCTTCGTGGCCCGGTACGGAGTACGGCGACACGTCGACGGCGGCTACCGTGAAGTCGGCCGCACTGTTGTGGAGGTATGAGGTGGACGAGTCCCGGCGCCACGTGCTGGCCGCGTTGCCGTTCGTGCCCTCGGTGCTGGGCGGGTGGCTGTCGGCGTGGAACTACGACACTCCCCCTCGATCGGCCGCGCAGCGGGGAAGCAGGCACGCGGTGGGCATAGCCGACGTCGACCGCGTCAACGAGGCCCGCACGGTCTTCAGCCAATTGGACAACCAGTTCGGGGCGGGCCTGGTCCGCCCGACGGTGGCACGGTATCTCGACAACACAGTCGCCCCGCTGTTGCAGGGCCGCTACGACGAGCAGGTGGGGGCGGCGCTGATGTCGGCGGCGGCCGGGATGACACTGCTGGCGGGCTGGACGGCCTTCGACCTGAACCAGCAGGGTCAGGCACAGCAGCACTTCGGCCAGGCCCTGCGGCTGGCGAAGACGGGGGACGATCCACTGACCGGGGTCTGGGTGCTGGCGACGATGGCCAGGCAGGCGATTCATCTGGAGCAGGCCGCCATGGCGGTCTGGCTCGCACGAGCCGCGACCGACACCGCACGCCGTGCACAGGCGTCCCCGAACGTCATGGCGTTGATGCTGACCAGGGAGGCGTGGGCAACGGCCCTGCAAGCCAAACCAGCCGAGACCGATGACAGGCACAGCGCCAAGCAGGTCGAACGTCTGCTTGGCGAAGCGGAAAGCACCCACGCTCAAGGGAGCACCGATCGTGACCCGGCATGGATCGGCATGCATGACGAGGTAGAGCTGAATGCCCAGGCGGGCGAGTGCTGGCAGCTGCTCGGCGACTACACGCGAGCGGCGAACCATGCGGAAGCGGCCGTGACCTCGTTCAGCAAACGCCTTCCTCGATCCGCCCAGATCAACCAGATCAATGCCGCCAAGGCATACGTGAAAATGGGTGAGCTGGAGCGAGCTCTTGACACCGCCCGAGCCGCGATTCCGGCGACGAAGGCGCTGGCCTCCGCACGCTCGGTCGATCTGATCCGGCAGTTCGCCGGTCGGCTTGAGCCGTACAAGGGCAGCATGATGGTCCGCGAGTTCCGCGACCACCTCAACCACGAACTCGCCGCCTGA
- a CDS encoding ATP-binding protein translates to MRSADDIPPGAQHHPAESPAPLPDQNWKHLDATGQSTTPPVHDTRATAPDTEMKRRQAGVTGPGAGMTRPDSEAAGLGAGAVGPDTGTTGRDGGAAGQSDIRALVKVLQPGSASRRARAAVREVLQQAGLPDDDIDTAELIVAELAANAEKHARPPYELRIFSLDGIPTWCEIVDGDPNLHEIRLILNLLHSVKKIGLPLLAENGRGLLLAHQLSGGHCQTYPAITLTTATPGKAVAFALPTLSGNRLLFPPLPDLRPGLADLRRWSSG, encoded by the coding sequence ATGCGGTCAGCCGACGACATCCCGCCAGGTGCCCAACACCACCCGGCCGAAAGCCCGGCGCCCCTGCCGGACCAGAACTGGAAACACCTCGACGCAACCGGACAGAGCACCACCCCGCCAGTACACGACACCAGGGCGACGGCACCGGACACCGAGATGAAGAGGCGACAGGCGGGGGTGACGGGGCCGGGCGCCGGGATGACAAGGCCAGACAGCGAGGCAGCAGGGCTGGGCGCCGGAGCGGTGGGGCCGGACACCGGGACAACGGGGCGGGACGGTGGCGCGGCGGGGCAGAGTGACATCCGTGCGCTTGTGAAGGTCCTGCAGCCCGGCTCGGCCTCGCGCCGTGCCCGGGCCGCCGTCCGGGAGGTGCTCCAGCAGGCAGGCCTGCCCGACGACGACATCGACACCGCCGAACTCATCGTCGCCGAACTCGCCGCCAACGCCGAGAAGCACGCCCGCCCGCCGTACGAGCTGCGGATCTTCAGCTTGGACGGCATCCCCACCTGGTGCGAGATCGTCGACGGTGACCCCAACCTGCATGAGATCCGCCTCATCCTCAACCTGCTGCACTCGGTGAAGAAGATCGGCCTTCCGCTGCTCGCCGAGAACGGCCGTGGCCTGCTCCTGGCCCACCAGCTCTCAGGTGGCCACTGCCAGACCTACCCGGCCATCACCCTCACCACTGCCACCCCCGGCAAGGCCGTCGCCTTCGCCCTGCCCACCCTCTCCGGCAACCGCCTGCTCTTCCCACCCCTCCCGGACCTCCGCCCCGGTCTCGCAGATCTCCGCCGCTGGTCATCGGGATAG